The following are encoded in a window of Pyxidicoccus xibeiensis genomic DNA:
- a CDS encoding winged helix-turn-helix transcriptional regulator, translating into MARKQYAPDCGLHAALTVIGGKWKPAILCELHLRPARFGELKRRVLGISEKVLFEQLRELEADGVVGRAVFDVVPPKVEYSLTPTGAALSHAVHALVEWGRNHASLATAERG; encoded by the coding sequence ATGGCGAGAAAGCAGTACGCCCCGGACTGCGGGCTCCATGCGGCGCTGACGGTCATCGGCGGAAAGTGGAAGCCGGCCATTCTGTGTGAGCTGCATCTGCGCCCCGCGCGCTTCGGAGAGCTGAAGCGCCGGGTGCTCGGCATCAGCGAGAAGGTGCTGTTCGAGCAGCTCCGGGAGCTGGAGGCCGACGGCGTGGTCGGTCGCGCGGTGTTCGACGTGGTGCCCCCCAAGGTGGAGTATTCGCTCACTCCAACGGGCGCCGCACTCTCCCATGCCGTGCACGCCTTGGTGGAGTGGGGGCGGAATCACGCCTCCCTGGCAACGGCCGAGCGCGGCTGA